TATTTCGCAGGGGCAGGCGGTGCGCGTGCAGGTGCCGTTCTCGTTCAACCTGAACTGAGCGGTGCGCCGCCAGAAAACCGGCCGCTTGCGTGCCGGATGCCTAATCAGATCGATCAATGGAGCAGACATGACGAAGCAAGTAATCGCCGCTTTCGCGGCCAGCATGATGATTGCCGGTGGCACGGCAGGGATTCTCGTCGCGCCGCAGGACGCGCGGGCGGAGACAGGCACGGTGGCCGCACCGGTCGCGAGCGCGGTCGGCGTGACGCCGGCAGCGTCGGCCGTCGCCGGTGCCGCACCGCAGGCGGCGCCCGTCGCATCGAACGCCATATCGAACGCAACATCGAACGCCGCAATCAATCCCTACGGTCTCGATGCGTTGTGGCGCGGCGGCGACTTCGTTGCGCGTTTCGTGCTGATCCTGCTGGTCGTGATGTCGATGGGCAGCTGGTACATCATGGTGACGAAGTTCTTCGAGCAGTATCGCGCGAACCGGCGTGCGACGCGGGCGGACGCGCAGCTCTGGACCGCGCCGTCACTGGTGGAGGGCGTGCAGCAACTCGATGCGTCGTCGCCGTTCCGCTTCATTGCCGAGACGGCGATCGAGGCCGGTGCGCATCACGACGAGGTGCTGCTCGAAGCCGTCGACCGCAATACGTGGATCGACACGTCGGTCGAGCGGGCGGTGACCAACGTGTCGAACCGCCTGCAGGACGGCCTCGCGTTTCTCGGCACGGTGGGGTCGACTGCGCCGTTCGTCGGCCTGTTCGGCACGGTGTGGGGCATCTACCATGCGCTGACCGCGATCGGCGTCGCGGGCCAGGCATCGATCGACAAGGTCGCGGGGCCGGTGGGCGAGGCGCTCATCATGACGGCGATCGGCCTGGCGGTGGCGGTACCCGCCGTGCTCGGCTACAACTTC
This window of the Burkholderia lata genome carries:
- a CDS encoding MotA/TolQ/ExbB proton channel family protein, producing MTKQVIAAFAASMMIAGGTAGILVAPQDARAETGTVAAPVASAVGVTPAASAVAGAAPQAAPVASNAISNATSNAAINPYGLDALWRGGDFVARFVLILLVVMSMGSWYIMVTKFFEQYRANRRATRADAQLWTAPSLVEGVQQLDASSPFRFIAETAIEAGAHHDEVLLEAVDRNTWIDTSVERAVTNVSNRLQDGLAFLGTVGSTAPFVGLFGTVWGIYHALTAIGVAGQASIDKVAGPVGEALIMTAIGLAVAVPAVLGYNFLVRRNKAVMERVRAFGAQLHVVVLASGKRPERNGARVPSLVD